The DNA window TCTGATAGTTGAAGCCTCTGGGAAGGGGCGCCGTAGACCGTGAGAGCCGGGTAGACGAAATCGGATGGACTCCTGGAGGGGATCCCAAGTAGCACGGGGCCCGAGAAATCCTGTGTGAATCTGCCAGGACCACCTGGTAAGCCTAAATACTCCCTGGTGACCGATAGTGCACGAGTACCGTGAGGGAAAGGTGAAAAGTGCCCCGGTGAGGGGTCGTGAAATAGTACCTGAAACCGTGTGCCTACAAGCCGTAGGAGCTTACATCAGCTTGCTGGTGTGTGATGTGACTGCGTGCCTTTTGAAGAATGAGCCTGCGAGTTATGGTGTGTGGCGAGGTTAACCCGTGTGGGGGAGCCGTAGCGAAAGCGAGTCTGAAGAGGGCGTTTGAGTCGCATGCTGTAGACCCGAAGCGGAGTGATCTACGCATGGGCAGGTTGAAGCTCAGGTAAGACTGGGTGGAGGACCGAACCCACCAGGGTTGAAAACCTGGGGGATGATCTGTGTGTAGGGGTGAAAGGCCAATCAAACTCCGTGATAGCTGGTTCTCCCCGAAATGCATTTAGGTGCAGCGTCGCGTGTTTCTTGCCGGAGGTAGAGCACTGGATGGCCGATGGGCCCGACAAGGTTACTGACGTCAGCCAAACTCCGAATGCCGGTAAGTGAGAGCGTGGCAGTGAGACTGCGGGCGATAAGGTTCGTAGTCGAGAGGGAAACAGCCCAGATCACCGACTAAGGCCCCTAAGCGTGTGCTAAGTGGGAAAGGATGTGGAGTCGCAGAGACAACCAGGAGGTTGGCTTAGAAGCAGCCACCCTTGAAAGAGTGCGTAATAGCTCACTGGTCAAGTGATTCTGCGCCGACAATGTAGCGGGGCTCAAGCACACCGCCGAAGTCGTGGCATTGATCCTCCATTGTGGGGGTTGATGGGTAGGGGAGCGTCGTGCAGCCGGTGAAGCGGCAGAGTGATCTAGTCGTGGAGGCTGTGCGAGTGAGAATGCAGGCATGAGTAGCGAATCGAGGGTGAGAAACCCTCGCGCCGGATGACCAAGGGTTCCTGGGGCAGGCTAATCCGCCCAGGGTAAGTCGGGACCTAAGGCGAGGCCGACAGGCGTAGTCGATGGACAACGGGTTGATATTCCCGTACCCGCTTCAATGCGCCCATACTGAACCTCGTGATGCTAAGAGTCCTTAAGTCGGCCGGCCCTTCGGGGCGGGTGTCAGGCTGAACGCTCGGTCCGATCGGGTAGTAGGTAAGCGATGGGGTGACGCAGGAAGGTAGTCCAGCCCAGGCGATGGTTGTCCTGGGGTAAGCATGTAGCCCGTGTTGTAGGCAAATCCGCAACACGCGTGGGTGAGATGTGATGCCGAGCCGATTGTGGTGAAGTGGATGATCCTATGCTGCCGAGAAAAGCCTCTAGTGAGTGTTGTGGCGGCCCGTACCCTAAACCGACTCAGGTGGTCAGGTAGAGAATACTAAGGCGATCGGGTGAACTGTGGTTAAGGAACTCGGCAAATTGCCCCCGTAACTTCGGGAGAAGGGGGACCTCTGCTGGTGATGGGCTTTGCGCCTGGAGCTGGTGGGGGTCGCAGTGGCCAGGGGGAAGCGACTGTTTACTAAAAACACAGGTCCGTGCGAAGTCGTAAGACGATGTATACGGACTGACGCCTGCCCGGTGCCGGAACGTTAAGGGGACCGCTTAGTCAGCGCAAGCTGGCGAAGGTGAGAACTTAAGCGCCGGTAAACGGCGGTGGTAACTATAACCATCCTAAGGTAGCGAAATTCCTTGTCGGGTAAGTTCCGACCTGCACGAATGGCGTAACGACTTCCCCGCTGTCTCAACCACAGACCCGGCGAAATTGCACTACGAGTAAAGATGCTCGTTTCGCGCAGCAGGACGGAAAGACCCCGGGACCTTCACTACAGCTTGACATTGGCGTTTGGAGCGTCTTGTGTAGGATAGGTGGGAGACTGGGAAGCTCGGACGCTAGTTCGGGTGGAGTCATTGGTGAAATACCACTCTGGTCGTTTTGAACGTCTAACTCTGGTCCGTGATCCGGATCGGGGACAGTGTCTGGTGGGTAGTTTAACTGGGGCGGTTGCCTCCTAAAGGGTAACGGAGGCGCCCAAAGGTTCCCTCAGCCTGGTTGGCAATCAGGTGTTGAGTGTAAGTGCACAAGGGAGCTTGACTGTGAGACTGACGGGTCGAGCAGGAGCGAAAGCTGGGACTAGTGATCCGGCATCGGCGTGTGGAAGCGGTGTCGCTCAACGGCTAAAAGGTACCCCGGGGATAACAGGCTGATCTTCCCCAAGAGTCCATATCGACGGGATGGTTTGGCACCTCGATGTCGGCTCGTCGCATCCTGGGGCTGGAGTAGGTCCCAAGGGTTGGGCTGTTCGCCCATTAAAGCGGTACGCGAGCTGGGTTTAGAACGTCGCGAGACAGTTCGGTCCCTATCCGCTGCGCGCGCAGGAGACTTGAAAGGGGCTGTCCCTAGTACGAGAGGACCGGGACGGACGAACCTCTGGTGTGCCAGTTGTATCGCCAGGTGCACGGCTGGTTGGCTACGTTCGGAAGGGATAACCGCTGAAAGCATCTAAGCGGGAAGCTCGCCTTGAGATGAGGTCTCCCACCACGAGAGTGGGTAAGGCTCCCGGTAGACGACCGGGTTGATAGGCCGGAGGTGGAAGCGCGGTAACGTGTGGAGCTGACCGGTACTAATAGGCCGAGGACTTGACCACAAAGCATACTTTCTTGAAGTTTTTGCTCGCGTCCACTAGGCAATTCTGAGGCAGCAGGCACGTTTGTGTTTGTGTGTTTCGGAGGGTTACGGCGGTTATGGCGGGAAGGAAACACCCGGTTACATTCCGAACCCGGAAGTTAAGCTTCTCTGCGCCGATGGTACTGCACTCGGGAGGGTGTGGGAGAGTAGGTCACCGCCGGACAATCTTTATAGAAGGGCCCTGACGCCTCGCGCGTCAGGGCCCTTTTTGTTTTGTCCCGATATCGCGTGGGATGAAGCGGGGCACATCCACTTTCTGGTGGCGTCCCTTGGATCGTCCCGTCACGCTGGGTAGGTGACGGTCTTTCTTCCCCTGAGGGCGGCCCGCTCCGAGGATGCGCCGGGAGCGGGGCTCAGGCGCAGTCGCGAGCACGGCGGAGGCGTGGCGACGGGTCGCGTCGGTCACTGGGGTGGTGATTCGGCGGGCGGCTGATCCAGGGGAAGGTCAAGGAAGGTGGTTCGGTGTCGGGTTCGGCGGCTGGTCACGAGGAAGGGCTTGGTTCCGGAGGCGGCCAGGAGGCGGGTGGCGAGCGGGCGGCTGAGCCGGCGGAGGGTGGGGTCGCGTCTCGGGCGGAGAGGGGCATCGCTGTCGGCGGCAGGAATGTCGGCGTCGCGATGACGGGGGATCAGGCGACGGCGGTCACCGGGGAGCATGTCGAGGTCGACGTCGAGGTGGTAGGGGATGTGCATCTGCAGGCTCGGCCGCAGGTTCCCACGCGACCGGTGCAGATTCAGTCCCGGCCGCCGCTGCTCTTCGGCCGGGAGGCGGTTGTCCGGGAGTTGCGCGGGCGGCTGACGACAGGGTGGCGGACAGTCGCGGGGGAGTCGCTGGTCGTCGAGGGTCCGCAGGTTGGGGAGATGTCACCGGCGGGCGGGGCGGGTCAGATCGGGGTGCCGAGGGTTGTCGTGGTGCACGGGCTCGGCGGGGTGGGGAAGACGAGCGTGGCTTTGGAGTACGCGCATCGGTACCTGCCCGACTACCAGCTCGTCTGGCAGTTCCCGGCGGAGGAGCCGGCGGTGTTGTCGGCGGCGTTCGGGCGGCTGGCGGCGTTGCTCGGGCTCGGGGAGGCGGCGCAGGGGGCGGATCCGGTGGATCAGGTGCATGCGGCGCTGGCGGCGCGTACCGAGCCGTGGCTGGTGATTTTCGACAACGCGCCTGACGCGGACGTTCTGCGGCCGTTCCTGCCGCCGGCGGGGCCGGGGCATGTGCTGGTGACCAGCCGGTCCGGGAACTGGCCACGGGAGCAGGGGATGGAGCTGCCGGTGCTGGAGCCGGGGGCGGCGGCCGCGCTGGTGCTGGCGCGGGCGGAGCAGGAGGACGCGCGGGCGGCTGTCGAGGTGGCGGGGGAGCTCGGGGCGTTGCCGCTGGCGCTGGAGCAGGCGGGGGCGTTCATGGCGGAGACCGGGCTGGCCATCGCCGACTACCTGGACCTGCTGCATCGGCAGCGGGCCGAGCTGCTGGCCCAGGGGCAGGCATGGGGGTACCGGGAGCAGGTCACCACGACGTGGCAGCTCGCGTTCGAGAATGTGGAGCGTTCCCATCGGCCGGCGATCGCGCTGCTGCGGCTGCTGGCCTGTTATGCGCATGAGGCGGTCCCGTACCACCTGCTGTTGTCGCAGCTGGAGCGGCGGTCGGCACTGGAGCTGTTCCGCGCCGATCAGCGGCGGCGGCAGGTGTACGGGCGGGCGCCGCTCTCGCGGGTGCGGCTGCTGCGGCAGGCGCGGCGGCGGCTGGCGGCCGTGCTCACGATGCAGGAACTGCCGCGCGACGCCGTGGCGGTCAACGCGGCGATCGGGGCGCTGCGGCGCCACAGCCTGATCGGGCAGCCGGTGGACGGGGCCGTGCCGGTGCACCGGCTGGTGCAGGCCGTGACGATGGACCAGCTCCCGGTGCGGCAGCAGCGCCGGTGGCGGGAGGTCGCCGCGGTGCTGCTGGAGGGCCTGCTGCCCGACGATCCGGCGAGGCCGGAGAGCTGGCCGCGGTACGCGCTGCTGCTGCCGCACATCCGTACGGCGCTCAGGGCGTTCTCGCCCGGCATGGACAAGGCCGCCCGCTACCTGGGCGCCAGCGGCAACCACCGTACGGCGAGGGCGTTGTTCATGGAGATCTGCGAGGCGTTGACGGCGACCTTCGGCCAGGAGCACCCCTCGACGCTGACCGCGCGGCACGAGCTGGCCCGCTGGACGGGCGAGCTGGGCGACGCGGAGGCGGCGCGCGGCCAGTACGCGGCCCTGCTGCCGGTGCGGGAGCGGGTGCAGGGGCCGGAGCATCCCGACACGCTGGCCGTCCGGCACGAGCTGGCGCGGTGGACGGGGGAGCTGGGGGATCCGGCGGCGGCCCGTGACCTGTTCGCGGCCCTGGTGCCCGACCGGGAGCGGGTGCTCGGGGCCGCGCATCCCGACACGGTCGCGGCCCGGCGGCAGCTCGCCCGGTGGGCGCGCGAGGCGGGCGGGCTCAGCGCGGGTGATAGCTGATCGACCCGAAGGGCCAGTGGTCGGCGAGCCAGGCTGACACGGTCTCGTACAGGGGCTTGTCCAGGTCGGCGCGGTCGGCTCGGACCCAGGAGGACACCGCGGCGTCGTGGTCGTCGGCGCGGGAGGGGTAGATGTAGACGCAGCCGATCACGTCGCCGGTGGCCGGGTCGAGGACGGTGTAGGTGAATCCGCGGCGCCGGGCGAAGTCGTCGGCATGCCGTTCCAGGTCGGCGAGGTTCGCCTCCAGGGTCATGCCGTCCGCGGGAGGCCACCCTCGGTCGCGGAAGCCCGGGGTCGCACGGATGTGCTCGATGCTGCCGGTCCAGGCCGCGTGGTCGGCGGCGTTGTGCCGGGGGTCCAAGGGCTCCAGCCGGAACCGCGGGGTGGCCAGGTGCGAGGGGACGGCGAAGTCGTCGGGGACGAAGGCATGATCGCTCATGCGGCCGAGGCTATGAGCTCATGGGGCCGGAGAGAAGGCCGCGCCGGGTGGCGGCTCGGGTGGAAGGAGCGAGGGCGGCGGGCAAGGGGAGGGCCGCGCCGGGGCCACCGCCCTGGTGAGCGGCGACCCGGCGCGAGGCCCTCAGCCCTTCAGGCCCTCAGGCCCTCAGTCCCTCAGTCCCTCAGCCCCTCAGGCCCTCAGCCCCTCAGCCCCTCGGCCCTTCAGGTCCTCAGCCCTTCAGGCCCTCAGGTCCTCGGTTGCCGAGGGGTCTGGGGGA is part of the Nonomuraea coxensis DSM 45129 genome and encodes:
- a CDS encoding tetratricopeptide repeat protein, with translation MQIQSRPPLLFGREAVVRELRGRLTTGWRTVAGESLVVEGPQVGEMSPAGGAGQIGVPRVVVVHGLGGVGKTSVALEYAHRYLPDYQLVWQFPAEEPAVLSAAFGRLAALLGLGEAAQGADPVDQVHAALAARTEPWLVIFDNAPDADVLRPFLPPAGPGHVLVTSRSGNWPREQGMELPVLEPGAAAALVLARAEQEDARAAVEVAGELGALPLALEQAGAFMAETGLAIADYLDLLHRQRAELLAQGQAWGYREQVTTTWQLAFENVERSHRPAIALLRLLACYAHEAVPYHLLLSQLERRSALELFRADQRRRQVYGRAPLSRVRLLRQARRRLAAVLTMQELPRDAVAVNAAIGALRRHSLIGQPVDGAVPVHRLVQAVTMDQLPVRQQRRWREVAAVLLEGLLPDDPARPESWPRYALLLPHIRTALRAFSPGMDKAARYLGASGNHRTARALFMEICEALTATFGQEHPSTLTARHELARWTGELGDAEAARGQYAALLPVRERVQGPEHPDTLAVRHELARWTGELGDPAAARDLFAALVPDRERVLGAAHPDTVAARRQLARWAREAGGLSAGDS
- a CDS encoding GNAT family N-acetyltransferase, giving the protein MSDHAFVPDDFAVPSHLATPRFRLEPLDPRHNAADHAAWTGSIEHIRATPGFRDRGWPPADGMTLEANLADLERHADDFARRRGFTYTVLDPATGDVIGCVYIYPSRADDHDAAVSSWVRADRADLDKPLYETVSAWLADHWPFGSISYHPR